One Paracoccus sp. SCSIO 75233 genomic window carries:
- a CDS encoding NAD(P)H-dependent oxidoreductase: MPDDLTNLTTPQLDEQHFASIDRERLRPTIVRTHPPRILILNGSLRVRSFSRLSAEEAGRILTRLGAEVRFFHPSGLPLVDDGVDASHPKVRELRDLVTWSEGMVWSSPERHGAMTGLMKTQIDWIPLSEGAVRPTQGKTLAVMQVSGGSQSFNAVNQMRLLGRWMRMGREIELVQRRTYQEITGLLLERSVDAAWLCGYPYLQHADLLDLVAAPVWRGGPRYQSYLIVGAEDGAEALSDLQGGTHAFSDPDSNSGYLVTATDLRRMGEQVEGFFSRSIFTFGHRNVVRAVADGEHPPERGHRSRSEGSAPDHNRGGHDGPLYRDPHRNRRICSGDAERAAAYGVQPES, encoded by the coding sequence TTGCCTGACGACCTGACGAACCTGACCACCCCTCAGCTTGATGAGCAGCACTTCGCTTCAATCGACCGCGAACGACTGCGGCCTACGATCGTCCGAACGCATCCACCGCGTATTCTGATCCTCAATGGCTCGCTGCGGGTCCGCTCATTTAGCCGGCTGTCCGCGGAAGAGGCCGGGCGCATCCTTACGCGCCTGGGGGCGGAAGTGCGGTTTTTCCATCCATCCGGCCTCCCGCTGGTTGATGACGGGGTCGATGCCAGCCACCCGAAAGTCCGCGAGCTCCGCGATCTGGTCACATGGAGCGAGGGCATGGTCTGGTCAAGCCCTGAGCGTCACGGCGCGATGACCGGGTTGATGAAGACGCAGATCGACTGGATCCCGCTGTCCGAGGGCGCCGTGCGCCCGACGCAGGGAAAGACGCTGGCAGTAATGCAGGTCTCGGGCGGATCGCAGAGCTTCAACGCCGTGAACCAGATGCGGCTGCTCGGGCGTTGGATGCGGATGGGGCGTGAGATCGAACTGGTTCAGCGTCGCACCTATCAGGAAATCACTGGCCTTCTGCTGGAACGTAGTGTCGATGCGGCTTGGCTTTGCGGCTATCCCTATCTCCAGCACGCCGATTTGCTGGATCTTGTCGCTGCGCCTGTGTGGCGCGGTGGCCCGCGATACCAGTCTTACCTCATTGTCGGGGCTGAAGATGGAGCGGAAGCGCTGTCCGACCTGCAAGGGGGCACGCATGCATTTTCCGACCCGGATTCGAACTCTGGCTATCTTGTGACCGCGACCGATCTGCGCCGGATGGGGGAACAGGTCGAGGGCTTCTTCAGTCGATCCATTTTCACGTTTGGCCATCGCAACGTGGTGCGCGCGGTGGCGGATGGCGAACATCCGCCAGAACGTGGTCATCGGTCCCGGTCTGAAGGGTCTGCTCCTGATCACAACCGTGGCGGGCATGACGGGCCCTTGTATCGCGATCCTCACCGAAACAGGCGCATCTGTTCTGGTGACGCAGAACGCGCAGCGGCTTATGGCGTTCAACCGGAAAGCTAG